The Ochrobactrum sp. BTU1 region AACTTGCGTGGAAGCGGTCGAGGGCGTCTCACGCGCCAATGTCGAGCTGACATATGAACCCATATGGATGCCGGAGATGGCACTGCCGGAAATACAAGCTCGTTTCACCGGCCTGTCTTTATAGAAAGCATGGCTACGACCGTTTCGCGAAGGCCAGCGATTGAAATTTATCAATCGCTGGTTTTACTTTTAACAACACGCTCAGGCTGTAATCGTCCTTTGTGCTATCGCAAATAAGCCTTTAAAAACTTGGTTGATTTCACGTAAATCATTGTAAATACAAGATAATTATTTCCTCGATTTATGACCCATGTTGATTGCGGTCAAGGAAGGAACCTCCCGGATCTCCTATACATAAAACGACAGAGCAAAGAGCGCTCGGTCCTATCGTATAGGAGAGAATCGATGGCAGACCAGATGCAGATCAACCGCCGCACGATACTGGCAGGAGCAGCACTCGCTGGTGCGCTAGCCCCGGTGCTTGCGACAACATCCGCCTGGGGTAATGGCGCAATTCGGAAGGCCAGTGCAGCGGAAATTGCAGCACTACCCCGGCAGAAAGTGGAACTGGTGAACCCGCCATTCGTCCACGCTCACAGCCAGGCCGCAGAGGGTGGGCCGAAGGTTGTCGAATTTACGATGGTGATCGAAGAAAAGAAAATCGTCATTGATGATGCGGGGACTGAAGTTCATGCCATGGCTTTCAATGGCACCGTTCCCGGTCCGCTGATGGTCGTGCATCAGGACGATTATGTTGAACTGACACTCATTAATCCTGAAACCAACACGCTGATGCACAATATCGATTTCCATGCGGCAACCGGTGCATTGGGTGGCGGTGGACTGACGGAAATCAACCCCGGTGAGAAGACGGTCCTTCGTTTCAAGGCCACCAAGCCCGGCGTTTTCGTCTACCACTGCGCACCTCCCGGAATGGTTCCTTGGCACGTTGTCTCGGGCATGAATGGGGCGATCATGGTGTTGCCACGCGATGGACTGCACGATGGCAAGGGTAACAAGCTTTCTTATGACAAGATCTATTATGTCGGCGAGCAGGACTTCTATGTGCCTCGCGATGAAGCTGGTCAGTATAAGAAATACGACGCTCCAGGTGATGCATATGAAGACACTGTGAAGGTGATGCGTACACTGACACCGACGCATGTTGTCTTTAACGGTGCAGTCGGTGCATTGACCGGCGACAAGGCAATGACCGCCAAGGTCGGCGAGAAGGTGTTGATCGTTCACTCGCAAGCCAATCGCGATACGAGACCTCACCTCATCGGCGGACATGGTGACTATGTCTGGGCAACTGGCAAGTTCAACACACCGCCAGATCTCGATCAGGAAACCTGGTTCATTCCGGGCGGAGCTGCGGCAGCAGCCTTCTACACATTCCAGCAACCCGGCATCTATGCCTATGTGAACCACAATCTGATCGAAGCCTTTGAACTGGGTGCAGCCGCGCATTTCAAAGTCACCGGCGAATGGAATGACGATCTGATGACGTCGGTTCTGGCGCCGTCTGGGATGTAACGAAAGACGGACACTTCTTTGGTGATTGTCGAATAAGGAAAGGCTCGGAGCCGTATCTATTGAAGGACGCGGCTCCGTGACACCAAATGACCAAAGGTAATAAGAAGAAGCGCCTTCGGGAGTTGGCCGTGGCTGTACCGGCTGTCTTGCTGGCGGTGGTTGCGGGTCTGTTTGTGGTCGATGCAGCAGGACGCGCAGAACGCAGCTCTCGGGATACCCAATTTGAGCGCCCGCAGACCATTGTCGTTGCACCGCGCAGCATGACCTATCGCGCTGATGGCGACTTTCAAAAGAACAATTATCCGGTGGATGCACCGCTGACGACGCGCAAACTCGCGCAATCCTTTGAGATTATGAAATATCAGGTCAGCGCATCCGACTATGAGCGTTGCATCGCCGATGGTTTCTGCCAACCGGCGGAAACGTTACCGCATAATCGAAACGGATTGGGCGCCAATGCACCCATTGTCGGCGTGAGCTACGATGATGCGGAAAACTATGCCAAATGGTTATCGCAAAAGACTGGTGAAATCTGGCATTTGCCGACCGACGAGCAATGGGCTTTTGCTGCCGGTTCACGCTTTACCGATACAGCTCTGGGCATTGAGGACGATGCCGCAGCCAACCCCGCTTTAAGGTGGCTCAAGGACTATGAGCAGCAGAGCGCGCGCAAGCTCGAGCGCAGTCCTGAAGTCCGTTCCGCAGGTGCATTTGGTGAAAACGAACTTGGCATCGCAGACGTTGCCGGCAATGTATGGGAATGGACACAGACCTGTCATCGCCGCGTGAATATCGATGCGTATGGCAAAATCGTTGCCGAAACACCTGTTTGCGGTGTCTATGTGGTCAATGGTAAGCACCGTGCCGCCATGAGCTCTTTCATCCGCAACCCCAAGACAGGCGGCTGTAGCGTTGGTGTGCCACCCGACAATCTGGGCTTTCGTCTGGTTCGCGACGGTCGCTGGTATGCGGTCGTGCTGAAACGGCTGAAAGAATTCTCAATATGATGGTTTATGCTTGAATGCCCCATTTTATGCCCCCGAGACTATCCCTTATTCCTCTTGCTGTGCTAAAGCGACAACGGGGATTTTTAGTAGGGGATGCGTGATGGCCACGATAGATCGCGGGCTTGTCAGAAAACTATCGTTGTTCGCAAAGATGAGCGATGACGAGCTGGACAAGCTTGTGTCTTACGCCTCAACGCGGCGTGTCGTTCCGGGCGAAACCATTTTTGAACAGGGCGATGATGCCGTCCTGTTCTTTTTGCTGCTTCACGGCCGCCTCAAGGTTAATCAGGTAACTCCAGACGGACAGCAAATCATCGTTCGCATGGTCCATCCCGGTGACCTATTCGGCTTCGCCAAGGCTTTGCAAAGGAGCGACTATCCCGGCACGGCAATGGCTGTTGCCGAAAGCATTGTTCTGGCATGGCCAACAGAACTTTGGGACTATTTCGTCGAACAGAATCCTGGCCTGGCAATGAATGCAATCCAAACCATCGGCAAGCGGCTTGAAGAAGCCCATACCCGAATCCGCGAGATGTCGACCGAGGAAGTTGAGCGTCGCGTTGCACACGCCGTACTGCGTCTTGCCCGGCAAGCCGGTAAAAAGGAAGAGGATGGTATCCGTATTGACTTCCCCATCACCCGCCAGGATATCGCCGAAATGACGGGCACAACGCTGCATACTGTATCGCGTATCCTCAGCAACTGGGAAGGTCAGGGTTTCGTTCGCGGCGGCCGTCAGAAACTAACCGTCATCAGTATGGCTGGCATAAAGCGTCTTGCCGACGGCAACCCATAAGCTGCAGACTGCTCGATTTTTCATGCGAATGCTCGTTGCGAGCGGTCATTCGTATCTTTTGCTTTGACGATCCCGCAATTGTCCAAACACCCGGCAAATCATCAAGACCCTCGGCGCGCACGCCTGTAGATCGGATGGCAGATCAGAGCTTCAAAGCGAATGCATTTGAAGCCGGGTCCAGTCCTCTCCTCCCAAGCAAAAGGATCTACGGCCATGACGACGAATTTCATCGAAACCAAAGACGGCACCAAGATTTTCTACAAGGACTGGGGCACAGGTCAACCAATCCTGTTCTCGCATGGCTGGCCGCTTTCGGGCGACGCCTGGAGCGTGCAGATGCTATTTTTCGCTGAGAAAGGCTATCGCGTTATCGCGCATGACCGTCGCGGTCATGGTCGTTCCGATCAGCCATGGAATGGCAACAACATGGATCAATATGCCGATGATCTGTCAGAGCTGATCGAAAAGCTCGACTTAAAGGATGTGATCCTTGTCGGACATTCGACCGGCGGCGGCGAAGTCGCTCACTATATTGGCCGCCACGGCAATAGCCGCGTCGCCAAAGCCGTGCTGGTTGGTGCCGTTCCGCCACTGATGCTCAAGACTGCAAACAATCCCGAAGGCACGCCGATTGAAGTCTTCGACGGCATTCGCAAGGGCACCCGCTCCGACAGATCGCAGTTCTTCAAGGATTTGACGCTGCCATTTTACGGCTTCAACCGCGAAGGCGCCAAGGTCAATGAAGGCCTGCGCGAGAACTTCTGGCTGCAGGGCATGGTCGGTTCGATCAAGGGGCTCTACGACTGCGTTCGCGAGTTCTCGGAAGTCGATTACACGGATGATCTGAAAAAGATCGAAGTGCCGACGCTGGTGATCCACGGCGATGACGATCAGATCGTGCCAATTGCAGCCGCGGGCGAAAAGACCGCCAAGATCGTGAAAAATGCAACGCTCAAGGTTTATCCTGGCGCGCCGCATGGTTTGGCGGAGACCGAAGCCGACAAGTTCAACGCCGACGTTCTGGAATTCATCCAGTCGTAAATTCGGCTCGATATCGAAGCGGGACGGCGAGCGGACCTTCTCTTGCCGTTTTCGCTTTTGTGATCGCGATGACATATCCAAATGGCATCGAAATATGCAAGATTACGGCTCGTGGCCCATACAGTATGCATTTGTGCAACGCTATAAAGGCAATCCGTCATGACTGAGAAACCTCGCTTGTTTGAAGAGCGCGTGCGTGACGGTCTTGATATGCTGCCTGAACCCGTCGACCTGCCGGTTGACTGGCTGAGCTGCCATGATTTTCCACGCCCTTCATTGAAGTCTGCCTCAGGGCGCGCGCCAGAATCCTCCTGCTCTCAAACCGACAACACGCATTTACGAACGAAAGGACCATCATCATGACTGATAATGTAAAATCCCGTCGCTCTGCCTCTCTCAAGACACCAAGCGGTTTTTCGGAAGAAGCCGTGAAGGAAATTTCCGGCGGTATCACTGCTCTGCTCGCAGATGTGTTTGCCATTTATCTTAAGACCAAGAATTTCCATTGGCACATGTCTGGCGCGCATTTCCGCGATTATCATCTACTGCTGGACGAACAGGGCGATCAGATTTTTGCGATCACCGACGATCTGGCAGAACGCGCACGCAAGCTTGGTGGAAACACGCTGCGCTCCATCGGCGATATTTCGCGCCACCAGCGCATTCTCGATAATGATGCGGAGTTTGTGCATCCGCATGAAATGCTCGCCGAGCTGCGCGACGACAACAAGGCGCTTGTTGAAAGTATGCGCGTGCTGCACGAGCTTTGCGACGAATATGGCGATGTGGCAACCGCAAGCCTGCTCGAAAACTGGATCGACGAAGGCGAACGCCGCGTTTGGTTCCTGT contains the following coding sequences:
- the nirK gene encoding nitrite reductase, copper-containing: MADQMQINRRTILAGAALAGALAPVLATTSAWGNGAIRKASAAEIAALPRQKVELVNPPFVHAHSQAAEGGPKVVEFTMVIEEKKIVIDDAGTEVHAMAFNGTVPGPLMVVHQDDYVELTLINPETNTLMHNIDFHAATGALGGGGLTEINPGEKTVLRFKATKPGVFVYHCAPPGMVPWHVVSGMNGAIMVLPRDGLHDGKGNKLSYDKIYYVGEQDFYVPRDEAGQYKKYDAPGDAYEDTVKVMRTLTPTHVVFNGAVGALTGDKAMTAKVGEKVLIVHSQANRDTRPHLIGGHGDYVWATGKFNTPPDLDQETWFIPGGAAAAAFYTFQQPGIYAYVNHNLIEAFELGAAAHFKVTGEWNDDLMTSVLAPSGM
- a CDS encoding formylglycine-generating enzyme family protein, producing MTKGNKKKRLRELAVAVPAVLLAVVAGLFVVDAAGRAERSSRDTQFERPQTIVVAPRSMTYRADGDFQKNNYPVDAPLTTRKLAQSFEIMKYQVSASDYERCIADGFCQPAETLPHNRNGLGANAPIVGVSYDDAENYAKWLSQKTGEIWHLPTDEQWAFAAGSRFTDTALGIEDDAAANPALRWLKDYEQQSARKLERSPEVRSAGAFGENELGIADVAGNVWEWTQTCHRRVNIDAYGKIVAETPVCGVYVVNGKHRAAMSSFIRNPKTGGCSVGVPPDNLGFRLVRDGRWYAVVLKRLKEFSI
- a CDS encoding Crp/Fnr family transcriptional regulator, encoding MATIDRGLVRKLSLFAKMSDDELDKLVSYASTRRVVPGETIFEQGDDAVLFFLLLHGRLKVNQVTPDGQQIIVRMVHPGDLFGFAKALQRSDYPGTAMAVAESIVLAWPTELWDYFVEQNPGLAMNAIQTIGKRLEEAHTRIREMSTEEVERRVAHAVLRLARQAGKKEEDGIRIDFPITRQDIAEMTGTTLHTVSRILSNWEGQGFVRGGRQKLTVISMAGIKRLADGNP
- a CDS encoding alpha/beta hydrolase, translating into MTTNFIETKDGTKIFYKDWGTGQPILFSHGWPLSGDAWSVQMLFFAEKGYRVIAHDRRGHGRSDQPWNGNNMDQYADDLSELIEKLDLKDVILVGHSTGGGEVAHYIGRHGNSRVAKAVLVGAVPPLMLKTANNPEGTPIEVFDGIRKGTRSDRSQFFKDLTLPFYGFNREGAKVNEGLRENFWLQGMVGSIKGLYDCVREFSEVDYTDDLKKIEVPTLVIHGDDDQIVPIAAAGEKTAKIVKNATLKVYPGAPHGLAETEADKFNADVLEFIQS
- a CDS encoding DNA starvation/stationary phase protection protein gives rise to the protein MTDNVKSRRSASLKTPSGFSEEAVKEISGGITALLADVFAIYLKTKNFHWHMSGAHFRDYHLLLDEQGDQIFAITDDLAERARKLGGNTLRSIGDISRHQRILDNDAEFVHPHEMLAELRDDNKALVESMRVLHELCDEYGDVATASLLENWIDEGERRVWFLFETLRGTNG